From the genome of Candidatus Methylomirabilota bacterium:
ACCATGCGGGTCAGGCTCTGGACGCGGTGCACCTCGCCGGCCGGAAAGATGACGGTGGCGCCAGGCCCCAGCTTGATCTCCCGGCGCCCGTCGTTGAAGAGCCCTTCGCCCTCGAGAATGTAGTAGATCTCGTCGGCCGTGGGATGAGAGTGGATGGGCGAGGTCTGACCCGGCTCCCAGCCGACCACGCTGATGGAGCAGTGCGGGGTGTCGGCCAGCGTGGTGTAGACGTGGTGGTCGGGGGAGAACTTCAGCGAGCCTCGCAGATCGAGAATGTCCATCCTGTCCTCCCTAGGACCGCGCGGGCTCCCGCTCCCAACGCGCGTGGTAGACGCTCCAGCCCGGGACGATGTCCTTGCAGTTGATGACGGTGTAGTCCTCCAGAATCTTGATCCCGTGCTCGACGTTCGGCGGGAACAGCATACCGCCGCCGGCCTCGATCAGATTCTCTTCGCCGCCGATGAACCCGCGGACCTTGCCCTGCAGCGCGACCTGGATCTGCTCGTTAGGGTGCGCGTGGGGCTTGCCCTCCGTCCCCGCGGGATAGAACATGTACGCCACCTCGATCCGTTCCCCGGTGATGGTCGGCCCGCGTCCCGATGAATATTTGGGCGTGATGAAGTCGGACTCCATCTCCTCCCACTTGAAGAAGACCGGACCTCCCGCCCCGCCGGGCCCGACGCTGGCCAGCGGCCCCACGTCCTGGAATCCGATCACCTCCATGTCGGTCAGGACCTGGACCTCGTGCACGGTGTTGGGGCGAATCAGGACGGCCTCGCCCGGCCCGACCAGCTTTTCGTCGTCGCCCACGCGATAGGTCGCCTGCCCGCGCAGGATGGAGTGCACCTGCTCGCGGCGGCTGGCGTGGCTGGGCACCTTGCTGCCGCCCGGATAGCGCACGCGGGCCACCGCGATCTTCTCCCCCCGGAGCACGGAGCCAGTGGCCGGGCTGTGCTCGGGATAGAGCATTCTCTCTTCCAGCTCGCTCCACTTGAATACCGGCATGTCGTGTCTCCCGCGTGCCGATCCGTAGACGACTAGCGACTCGGGGCGAAGCCCCGCGCGTACGCCGCCCCCGAGCTCGAGCCGTCCACGGCCTTGCCAGCGATCCCGTGCGACATATCCTTGGCCGTGAGGAAGACGACGTCCGCGTCCGGCGTCGCCATCGCCGCAT
Proteins encoded in this window:
- a CDS encoding cupin domain-containing protein: MDILDLRGSLKFSPDHHVYTTLADTPHCSISVVGWEPGQTSPIHSHPTADEIYYILEGEGLFNDGRREIKLGPGATVIFPAGEVHRVQSLTRMVLYRVQAGPDRHPEPVKAWPAREDQPGP
- a CDS encoding cupin domain-containing protein, whose amino-acid sequence is MPVFKWSELEERMLYPEHSPATGSVLRGEKIAVARVRYPGGSKVPSHASRREQVHSILRGQATYRVGDDEKLVGPGEAVLIRPNTVHEVQVLTDMEVIGFQDVGPLASVGPGGAGGPVFFKWEEMESDFITPKYSSGRGPTITGERIEVAYMFYPAGTEGKPHAHPNEQIQVALQGKVRGFIGGEENLIEAGGGMLFPPNVEHGIKILEDYTVINCKDIVPGWSVYHARWEREPARS